A window from Sebaldella sp. S0638 encodes these proteins:
- a CDS encoding winged helix-turn-helix domain-containing protein, with product MTEINAVLEYLRDNPKAMNREVADNLKIDYDNVKAYINRLKTGGYIEVQGQGITRTVTVLKEMSVREKPTSKNSYKKEIIETMIDKYMEDFKDSGTLNDRIEVGKVILRLLEKL from the coding sequence ATGACAGAAATAAATGCAGTATTGGAATATCTACGGGATAATCCAAAAGCAATGAATAGAGAAGTAGCAGATAACCTGAAAATAGATTATGACAATGTTAAAGCGTATATCAATAGATTAAAAACTGGCGGATACATAGAAGTGCAAGGGCAGGGGATAACAAGAACTGTAACAGTATTAAAAGAAATGTCTGTTAGAGAGAAACCCACATCTAAAAACAGTTATAAGAAAGAAATCATAGAAACTATGATTGATAAGTATATGGAAGATTTCAAAGACAGCGGAACACTAAATGACAGAATAGAAGTCGGGAAAGTAATTTTAAGATTACTGGAAAAATTATAG